In one Lolium rigidum isolate FL_2022 chromosome 3, APGP_CSIRO_Lrig_0.1, whole genome shotgun sequence genomic region, the following are encoded:
- the LOC124697903 gene encoding putative GDP-L-fucose synthase 2, with protein MADNSVSFLADRSGKTFVAGHGGMVGSAVHRRLTDLGFTNIVVRTRAELDLTRQQDVEAFFDSERPCYVIVCAARCGGLHASMAAPAEYLTENLNITVNVLSAAHRCGSVRKLLFLAGATIYPEDAPQPIPESALLSGPPAPGSEWYGIARIVGIKMCQAYRAGHGMDAIAAVPNNIYGPREPFSTELTHVVPALIRRFHHAKVTGTPETVVWGSGTVLREFTHVDDLVDAMLLLMDKYSDAEHVNVGSGVEVTLRELAETVKEVVGYHGRVVWDVGRPDGVPRRLLDSSKMRQLGWEPKVALQHGIMKLYQFYLAHKSMT; from the exons ATGGCCGATAACAGCGTGTCGTTTCTCGCTGACAGGTCCGGCAAGACCTTCGTCGCCGGTCACGGCGGAATGGTCGGCAGCGCAGTCCACCGAAGGCTCACGGACCTGGGCTTCACCAACATCGTCGTCCGCACCCGTGCGGAGCTCGACCTGACGCGCCAGCAAGACGTGGAGGCCTTCTTCGACTCAGAACGCCCGTGCTACGTGATAGTCTGCGCGGCCAGGTGCGGCGGCCTCCACGCAAGCATGGCGGCACCGGCCGAGTACCTGACGGAGAACTTGAACATCACCGTCAACGTGCTGTCCGCCGCTCACCGCTGCGGCTCGGTGCGCAAGCtgctcttcctcgccggcgccaccATCTACCCGGAAGACGCACCACAGCCAATACCCGAGTCAGCTTTGCTCTCTGGCCCCCCGGCGCCGGGAAGCGAGTG GTACGGCATCGCAAGGATTGTTGGTATAAAGATGTGCCAAGCCTACCGCGCGGGGCACGGCATGGACGCCATCGCTGCAGTGCCCAATAACATCTACGGCCCACGGGAACCCTTCTCAACGGAGCTCACGCACGTCGTCCCTGCGCTCATCCGCCGGTTCCACCATGCCAAGGTCACCGGCACTCCTGAGACCGTCGTCTGGGGCTCCGGCACGGTGCTCAGGGAGTTCACGCACGTGGATGACCTGGTGGATGCCATGCTGCTGCTGATGGACAAGTACTCTGATGCGGAGCATGTTAACGTGGGGAGTGGGGTGGAGGTGACGCTGCGAGAGCTCGCGGAAACGGTCAAGGAGGTGGTCGGTTACCATGGCCGCGTGGTTTGGGACGTGGGTCGACCGGATGGCGTCCCAAGGAGATTGCTAGATAGCTCCAAGATGAGACAGCTTGGGTGGGAACCCAAGGTAGCGCTGCAACATGGGATCATGAAACTCTACCAATTTTATTTGGCTCACAAATCCATGACCTAA